A portion of the Nitratidesulfovibrio termitidis HI1 genome contains these proteins:
- a CDS encoding lipid II:glycine glycyltransferase FemX: MFELSSKRTDALLPTDILFQTGYWAQVKARLGYTPKAFDLAATERHGDVLVLLQPMGRGQAMAYVPQGPEHAPAEEDYGPFLEDLSEALARNLGPSVAFIRYDLPWASPYAADMRTHGSNAYPEPRIREMRMNMGTRNWNLRKAHRDMTVASSLVVDLTGTEQDILARMKPKTRYNIGLAARKDVRVDVAPPDLLPVFHGLYRQTALRNGFAPCGYEQFQALFRARLRGLPPARTENSALPHPVWTDGPYGANWHDWRDWAGTADRTDAARTTRASPGTSDAELLFLLARHGADVLAGAIVALCGATAHFLYGASSNHKRQCMAPYAMHWKAMRLARQRGCTAYDMGAVPPGLDPAHPFHGLHRFKTGFGGNVALRSGSWDYPIDHAAHRDFCNLECLERHRPS; this comes from the coding sequence ATGTTCGAGCTTTCATCGAAACGGACCGATGCCCTGCTGCCCACCGACATCCTGTTCCAGACGGGATACTGGGCGCAGGTGAAGGCCCGGCTGGGCTACACGCCAAAGGCGTTCGACCTGGCCGCCACCGAACGCCACGGCGACGTGCTGGTGCTGCTGCAACCCATGGGGCGCGGCCAGGCCATGGCCTACGTGCCGCAAGGGCCGGAGCACGCCCCCGCCGAGGAGGATTACGGCCCGTTCCTCGAAGACCTTTCCGAAGCGCTGGCCCGCAACCTTGGCCCGTCCGTGGCGTTCATCCGCTACGACCTGCCGTGGGCCTCGCCCTACGCCGCCGACATGCGCACCCACGGCAGCAACGCCTACCCGGAGCCGCGCATCCGCGAGATGCGCATGAACATGGGCACCCGCAACTGGAACCTGCGCAAGGCCCACCGCGACATGACCGTGGCCAGTTCGCTGGTGGTGGACCTGACCGGCACGGAGCAGGACATCCTGGCGCGCATGAAGCCCAAGACCCGCTACAACATCGGCCTTGCGGCCAGGAAGGACGTGCGGGTGGACGTGGCCCCGCCGGACTTGCTGCCGGTGTTCCACGGACTGTACCGCCAGACCGCCCTGCGCAACGGCTTTGCCCCATGCGGCTACGAGCAGTTCCAGGCGCTGTTCCGTGCCCGCCTGCGCGGCCTGCCCCCTGCAAGAACGGAGAATTCCGCGCTGCCGCATCCTGTCTGGACGGATGGGCCATACGGGGCGAACTGGCATGACTGGCGTGATTGGGCAGGCACGGCGGACCGTACGGACGCCGCACGCACCACCCGCGCATCCCCAGGCACCAGCGACGCCGAACTGCTGTTCCTGCTGGCCCGCCACGGCGCGGACGTGCTGGCCGGGGCCATCGTGGCCCTGTGCGGCGCCACCGCGCACTTCCTGTACGGGGCCTCGTCCAACCACAAGCGCCAGTGCATGGCCCCCTACGCCATGCACTGGAAGGCCATGCGCCTGGCCCGCCAGCGCGGCTGCACCGCCTACGACATGGGCGCGGTGCCGCCGGGGCTGGACCCGGCCCACCCCTTTCACGGGCTGCACCGCTTCAAGACCGGGTTCGGTGGCAATGTGGCCCTGCGCAGCGGCTCGTGGGACTATCCCATCGACCACGCCGCGCACCGGGATTTCTGCAACCTTGAATGCCTGGAACGGCACAGGCCGTCCTGA
- the hyi gene encoding hydroxypyruvate isomerase, with amino-acid sequence MPRFAANLTMLFTELPFTERFAAARAAGFDTVEYLFPYDHAPEALAALLRDNGLTQVLFNLPAGDWAAGERGIAALPGREAEFRAGVDRAIAYAKALGVPRLNCLAGKVPDNDPTAAQAAWSTLVDNVRFAADRLAEVGLVLVVEFINRKDIPGFFLHSTAQVLRLMDEVGRPNVLLQYDIYHAQREEGELAATLRAHMDRIGHVQIADTPGRHQPGTGEINYPFLFAELDRLGYAGHIGLEYVPAPDTLASLDWMLPYTRQA; translated from the coding sequence ATGCCCAGATTCGCCGCCAACCTGACCATGCTGTTCACCGAACTGCCGTTCACCGAACGCTTTGCCGCCGCGCGGGCTGCGGGCTTCGACACGGTGGAATACCTGTTCCCCTACGATCACGCTCCGGAAGCGCTGGCCGCCCTGCTGCGCGACAACGGCCTGACCCAGGTGCTGTTCAACCTGCCCGCGGGCGACTGGGCCGCCGGAGAGCGCGGCATCGCCGCCCTGCCGGGGCGCGAGGCGGAATTCCGCGCCGGGGTGGACCGCGCCATCGCCTATGCCAAGGCCCTTGGCGTGCCCCGGCTGAACTGCCTTGCGGGCAAGGTGCCGGACAACGACCCCACCGCCGCTCAGGCCGCATGGTCCACCCTGGTGGACAACGTGCGCTTCGCCGCCGACCGGCTGGCCGAGGTCGGGCTGGTGCTGGTAGTGGAATTCATCAACCGCAAGGACATTCCCGGCTTTTTCCTGCATTCCACCGCGCAGGTGCTGCGGCTGATGGACGAAGTGGGCCGCCCCAACGTGCTGTTGCAGTACGACATCTACCACGCCCAGCGAGAAGAGGGCGAACTGGCCGCCACCCTGCGCGCCCACATGGACCGCATCGGGCACGTCCAGATCGCGGACACGCCGGGCCGCCACCAGCCCGGCACCGGCGAGATCAACTACCCCTTCCTGTTCGCAGAACTGGACCGCCTGGGCTATGCCGGACACATCGGGCTGGAATACGTGCCCGCGCCCGACACGCTGGCGTCGCTGGACTGGATGCTTCCGTACACCAGGCAGGCGTAA
- a CDS encoding GntR family transcriptional regulator, whose translation MKLPTPTPGTPDFAPHASRDSIPCAPTAAAPVPDGLAAIRHENLDDKVYERIRAMIADGILAPGQRVAQEALAARLGVSRTPLVNALKRLAQDGLLRAIPRRGFRVRELSPLELVQLFELRERLEPLAAELAATRITPDEAERMADEWRAMTNLPDTPEAHQTYVERDRAFHRRLAELSGNPFLRAAMDPVSMLAAAYLHGTPRPWEDTVPDHLAIIDGLRRGDPAASGAAMRNHIAPSLAALRQALAEADAPSALPSSPSPAPSPPPSPGLAGDDSHEPPKAA comes from the coding sequence ATGAAGCTTCCCACGCCTACCCCCGGTACGCCGGACTTTGCCCCGCACGCGTCACGGGATTCGATTCCCTGCGCCCCCACCGCCGCCGCACCCGTCCCCGACGGCCTTGCCGCCATCCGGCACGAAAACCTCGACGACAAGGTTTACGAGCGCATCCGGGCCATGATCGCCGACGGCATACTGGCCCCGGGCCAGCGGGTGGCGCAGGAGGCGCTGGCCGCGCGCCTTGGCGTCAGCCGCACCCCGCTGGTCAACGCCCTGAAGCGGCTGGCGCAGGACGGTTTGCTGCGGGCCATTCCCCGCCGGGGGTTCCGGGTGCGCGAACTTTCTCCGCTGGAACTGGTGCAGTTGTTCGAACTGCGCGAACGGCTGGAACCCTTGGCGGCGGAACTGGCCGCCACGCGCATCACCCCGGACGAGGCGGAACGCATGGCCGACGAATGGCGGGCCATGACCAATCTGCCGGACACGCCGGAAGCGCACCAGACCTACGTGGAGCGCGACCGGGCCTTTCATCGGCGTCTGGCCGAACTTTCCGGCAACCCCTTCCTGCGCGCGGCCATGGACCCGGTGAGCATGCTGGCCGCCGCCTACCTGCACGGCACTCCCCGCCCGTGGGAAGATACCGTGCCCGACCATCTGGCCATCATCGACGGGCTGCGCCGGGGCGATCCGGCGGCCAGCGGCGCGGCCATGCGCAATCACATCGCGCCATCGCTGGCGGCGTTGCGCCAGGCCCTGGCCGAAGCCGACGCGCCGTCTGCCCTGCCCTCGTCCCCATCGCCAGCCCCGTCACCGCCTCCGTCTCCAGGGCTTGCTGGCGACGACAGCCACGAGCCGCCCAAGGCCGCCTGA
- a CDS encoding type II toxin-antitoxin system HipA family toxin translates to MRTRTAYVHMHLQGTFVPAGLLTVVEDGRRSSCAFQYGHRYLERADAVPVDPVQLPLAGARSLRFDGPVGGDLFGGIRDASPDAWGRHVLDRTVDRRGENAGLQLSELDYLLRAGPGRIGALGFSLHLDESPFALSTRQAATLPGAELDLEALLMAADAVDNEEDLEPRYRRFFIRGSSLGGARPKAAVELDGRHWIAKFDRAREAWPTCRIEHGCMRLARLCGIDVPDTRILRVLGGRDILLVERFDRRPGEHGTERIPFVSGATMLGYTQSQAEQGGSYPGLAAAMRRHCRADTLQQDIARLYLRMAFNALVNNTDDHLRNHGFLYEQKNSQYGRSNGQYGHSNGQYRHSNGWTLSPAYDLVPQPIMGNYDAEVRTLSLTIGEQGRLATERHLVESGGPFALAKDEARHLVAGLKDIIASKWEQVFREAGVPSRSFSELRACLAPGLSTRQDGAAQ, encoded by the coding sequence ATGCGCACCCGCACCGCATACGTCCATATGCATCTTCAGGGCACGTTCGTACCCGCGGGCCTGCTGACCGTAGTAGAGGATGGTCGGCGCAGTTCGTGTGCGTTCCAGTACGGCCACCGGTATCTGGAGCGCGCCGACGCCGTTCCTGTCGACCCCGTGCAACTCCCGCTCGCTGGCGCAAGGAGCCTCCGGTTTGACGGTCCCGTGGGGGGCGATCTGTTCGGCGGCATTCGCGATGCAAGCCCGGACGCGTGGGGCAGGCATGTTCTGGACAGAACCGTGGACCGGCGCGGAGAGAACGCGGGCCTGCAACTCTCGGAGCTGGACTACCTGCTCCGGGCGGGCCCCGGGCGCATTGGCGCTCTCGGCTTCAGCCTGCATCTCGATGAATCGCCCTTTGCGCTCTCCACGCGGCAGGCGGCGACCCTGCCGGGCGCGGAGCTTGACCTTGAGGCGCTGCTGATGGCCGCCGATGCCGTCGACAACGAGGAAGACCTGGAGCCCCGCTACAGGCGTTTTTTCATACGGGGATCATCCCTGGGCGGAGCCCGGCCCAAGGCGGCAGTGGAGCTTGACGGTCGCCACTGGATAGCCAAGTTCGACCGGGCAAGGGAGGCCTGGCCGACATGCCGGATCGAGCACGGGTGCATGCGGCTGGCGCGCCTGTGCGGTATCGACGTGCCCGACACCCGGATACTCCGCGTTCTTGGCGGACGGGACATCCTGCTTGTGGAACGCTTCGACCGGCGTCCGGGTGAGCACGGAACCGAACGGATTCCGTTCGTGTCGGGAGCGACCATGCTCGGCTACACGCAGAGCCAGGCAGAACAGGGTGGGAGCTACCCCGGCCTGGCCGCAGCCATGCGCCGCCACTGCCGGGCGGACACACTGCAGCAGGACATCGCCAGACTGTACCTGCGCATGGCCTTCAATGCCCTGGTCAACAACACCGACGACCATCTCCGCAATCATGGGTTCCTGTACGAACAGAAAAACAGCCAGTACGGGCGAAGTAATGGACAGTACGGGCACAGTAATGGCCAGTACAGACACAGTAATGGATGGACGCTTTCGCCAGCCTACGACCTTGTCCCCCAACCGATCATGGGCAACTATGACGCAGAGGTGCGCACACTATCCCTGACGATCGGCGAACAGGGAAGGCTGGCCACCGAACGCCACCTCGTGGAGTCCGGAGGACCGTTTGCCCTGGCAAAAGACGAGGCGCGCCACCTCGTTGCGGGTTTGAAAGACATCATCGCCTCGAAGTGGGAGCAGGTGTTCCGTGAAGCGGGCGTGCCCTCGCGGAGTTTTTCCGAACTGCGCGCGTGCCTGGCCCCCGGGCTGAGCACGAGACAGGACGGCGCGGCCCAATAA
- a CDS encoding helix-turn-helix domain-containing protein → MTRNTKSQAALSQQELDALREMGARIRYARKRRGQTLSSLAQRMLVTPKTLRRLEQGDPGVSLGLLVSALYCLGLDHDLASVAAPATDEIGQRHDSDRLARIKRVRPPRENLDF, encoded by the coding sequence ATGACCCGAAACACCAAGTCCCAAGCAGCACTGTCGCAACAGGAACTGGACGCCCTGCGGGAAATGGGCGCACGCATCCGCTACGCGCGCAAACGCCGTGGGCAGACGCTGTCCAGCCTTGCGCAGCGCATGCTGGTAACACCCAAGACGTTGCGGCGGCTGGAGCAGGGCGACCCGGGCGTCAGTCTCGGGCTTCTCGTCTCGGCATTGTACTGCCTGGGGCTGGACCATGACCTTGCAAGCGTGGCGGCCCCGGCCACCGACGAAATAGGGCAGCGCCACGACAGCGACAGACTGGCCAGGATCAAGCGGGTCAGGCCGCCGCGCGAGAACCTGGATTTCTGA
- the fusA gene encoding elongation factor G gives MSKALETQRTYALVGTGGCGKTSLAEMLLYQAGVVGRLGKIEEGTTALDFEPEETKRRGSIQPSVATLQRNGSRHFLLDIPGDGNFIGDIGYLLAGVDAAVFVIDAVDGVRPLTRKLWQSVRAAGLPAAVFINKVDRDRADFDMAFSGLSAILGMRPVLLYMPIGQQASFKGLVDVLAGKALFFGDDGKVTEGEIPAGMADDVAALRETTIENIAEADETLMEKYLEEGELTPEEMAMGLQKGVLAGDLVPVVAGAAMENKGGAQLLDTIDRLLPSPLQRPAWLDADGRERASSPDAPAACFVFKTLADPFAGQLSLIRVLSGTVSTESTLRNMTTGEPERLGSLLYLTGKTQTPCKDVLGPGAVVAVAKLKGTRTGDTLCDEKNPFVLPKPAMPPQLITYALAPKEKGDEDKVFTAVHKLLDEDITLRLARDEETGDILLSGMGQLHIELSVEKARRRYKTEIVLKTPKVPYRETVRGKAQVQGRHKKQSGGRGQFGDCWIEMEGLPRGSGYVFEDAVVGGSIPRQYIPAVDKGVQEAAVRGYLAGCPVVDFKVKLYDGSYHTVDSSEMAFKIAGSLAFKKAMELMKPTLLEPIVLLTVSVPDEYMGDVIGDLSSRRGKVLGSDSQVGITEIKAHVPMSEVLRYAPDLRSMTGGQGVFTMEFDHYEEAPPPVAEKVIADYRKERGEE, from the coding sequence ATGTCCAAGGCGTTGGAGACCCAAAGAACCTATGCTCTCGTAGGAACCGGAGGTTGCGGTAAGACCTCGCTCGCCGAAATGCTGCTGTATCAGGCGGGCGTGGTCGGCCGCCTCGGCAAAATCGAGGAGGGCACCACCGCCCTCGACTTCGAGCCCGAGGAAACCAAGCGGCGCGGTTCCATCCAGCCCTCGGTGGCCACCCTGCAACGCAACGGTTCCCGCCACTTCCTGCTCGACATTCCCGGCGACGGCAATTTCATCGGCGACATCGGCTACCTGCTTGCAGGCGTCGATGCCGCCGTTTTCGTCATCGACGCGGTGGACGGCGTGCGGCCGCTCACCCGCAAGCTGTGGCAGTCGGTGCGGGCCGCCGGGCTGCCCGCCGCCGTGTTCATCAACAAGGTGGACCGCGACCGGGCCGACTTCGACATGGCCTTCTCCGGCCTTTCCGCCATTCTCGGCATGCGGCCCGTGCTGCTGTACATGCCCATCGGCCAGCAGGCCAGTTTCAAGGGTCTGGTGGACGTGCTGGCGGGCAAGGCCCTGTTCTTCGGCGACGACGGCAAGGTGACCGAGGGCGAGATTCCCGCCGGCATGGCCGACGACGTGGCCGCCCTGCGCGAAACCACCATCGAGAACATTGCCGAGGCCGACGAAACCCTGATGGAAAAATACCTCGAAGAGGGCGAACTGACCCCCGAGGAAATGGCCATGGGCCTGCAAAAGGGCGTGCTGGCCGGTGATCTGGTGCCCGTGGTGGCCGGCGCCGCCATGGAAAACAAGGGCGGCGCGCAGTTACTGGACACCATCGACCGGCTGCTGCCCTCGCCCCTGCAACGCCCCGCCTGGCTGGACGCGGACGGCAGGGAACGGGCCAGCAGCCCCGACGCCCCGGCCGCCTGTTTCGTGTTCAAGACCCTGGCGGACCCCTTCGCGGGGCAGCTCAGCCTGATCCGGGTGCTTTCGGGTACCGTCTCCACAGAATCCACCCTCAGGAACATGACCACGGGCGAACCGGAACGCCTGGGCTCGCTGCTGTACCTGACCGGAAAGACCCAGACCCCCTGCAAGGACGTGCTGGGGCCCGGCGCCGTGGTGGCCGTGGCCAAGCTGAAGGGCACCCGCACCGGCGACACCCTGTGCGACGAAAAGAACCCCTTCGTGCTGCCCAAACCGGCCATGCCGCCGCAGCTGATCACCTACGCCCTCGCCCCCAAGGAAAAGGGCGACGAGGACAAGGTGTTCACTGCCGTGCACAAGCTGCTGGACGAGGACATCACCCTGCGCCTGGCCCGTGATGAGGAAACCGGCGACATCCTGCTCTCCGGCATGGGCCAGTTGCACATCGAACTTTCCGTCGAAAAGGCCAGGCGCCGCTACAAGACCGAAATCGTGCTCAAGACGCCCAAGGTGCCCTACCGCGAAACCGTGCGCGGCAAGGCCCAGGTGCAGGGACGGCACAAGAAGCAGTCCGGCGGGCGCGGCCAGTTCGGTGACTGCTGGATCGAAATGGAAGGGCTGCCGCGCGGTTCCGGCTACGTGTTCGAGGATGCGGTGGTGGGCGGCTCCATCCCCCGCCAGTACATCCCCGCCGTGGACAAGGGCGTGCAGGAGGCCGCCGTGCGCGGGTACCTTGCCGGGTGCCCGGTGGTGGACTTCAAGGTGAAGCTGTACGACGGCAGCTACCACACGGTGGACTCGTCGGAAATGGCGTTCAAGATCGCGGGCTCGCTGGCCTTCAAGAAGGCCATGGAACTGATGAAGCCCACCCTGCTCGAACCCATCGTGCTGCTGACCGTTTCCGTGCCCGACGAATACATGGGCGACGTCATCGGCGACCTGTCGTCGCGGCGCGGCAAGGTGCTGGGCTCCGACTCGCAGGTGGGCATCACCGAAATCAAGGCCCACGTGCCCATGAGCGAAGTGCTGCGCTACGCGCCCGACCTGCGCTCCATGACCGGCGGGCAGGGCGTGTTCACCATGGAATTCGACCACTACGAGGAAGCGCCGCCGCCGGTGGCCGAAAAGGTCATCGCCGACTACCGGAAGGAACGCGGCGAGGAGTAG
- a CDS encoding glutaredoxin family protein → MSDDSNEVKLFALSTCVHCKNTKQYLEEHGVDYKCVFVDQLEGDERKSVLEEIRAHNPKLSFPTLVCGNGRVIVGFHKEDIKEALQL, encoded by the coding sequence ATGTCCGACGATTCCAACGAAGTGAAACTGTTCGCCCTGTCCACCTGCGTTCACTGCAAGAATACCAAGCAGTACCTTGAAGAGCATGGCGTGGACTACAAGTGCGTGTTCGTGGACCAGCTGGAAGGCGACGAGCGCAAGTCGGTGCTGGAAGAAATCCGCGCCCACAACCCCAAGCTGTCCTTTCCCACGCTGGTTTGCGGCAATGGCCGCGTCATCGTGGGCTTCCACAAGGAAGACATCAAGGAGGCACTGCAACTATGA
- a CDS encoding ferredoxin-thioredoxin reductase catalytic domain-containing protein, whose protein sequence is MSGPATPQALHDMLRKIQEPKGYFFNKDMDMTMPLLESLLVNKQRYGYMACPCRLALGEFEKDRDIVCPCVYREDDVKEFGACFCGLYVSQAWNDDEIPHDIVPERRPPEKLFG, encoded by the coding sequence ATGAGCGGCCCCGCCACCCCGCAGGCGCTGCATGACATGCTGCGCAAGATTCAGGAACCCAAGGGCTATTTCTTCAACAAGGACATGGACATGACCATGCCCCTGCTGGAAAGCCTGCTGGTGAACAAGCAGCGGTACGGGTACATGGCCTGCCCCTGCCGCCTGGCCCTCGGCGAGTTCGAGAAGGACCGCGACATCGTTTGTCCCTGCGTGTACCGCGAGGACGACGTGAAGGAATTCGGGGCCTGCTTCTGCGGGCTGTATGTGTCGCAGGCCTGGAACGACGACGAAATTCCGCACGACATCGTGCCGGAGCGCAGGCCGCCGGAGAAACTGTTCGGGTAG
- a CDS encoding carbohydrate kinase family protein, with translation MSIYVSGSIAYDRIMNFPGKFADHILPEKIHILNVCFLIDRLEEKRGGTAGNIAYSLALLGEAPHILCCVGKDFDRYAEELDRLGLPQDGIRKLDDQFTAGAYITTDQSDNQITGFNPAAMRFACEYSFPALDAKADMAIVSPGNVDDMVGLPRMFRERGVRYIFDPGQQIPALSGDQLYEAICGAHMLVTNDYELEMIMKATGRTKAELLERTGGIITTMSEHGSRIDNGSPVLVPAVKADRVLDPTGAGDAYRAGLIKGLVDGKDVVQAARMGATCASFCVEHYGTQEHAFTPEQFAARHAAAFGN, from the coding sequence ATGTCCATCTACGTTTCCGGGTCCATCGCCTACGACCGCATCATGAATTTTCCCGGCAAGTTCGCGGACCATATCCTGCCGGAAAAGATACATATCCTGAACGTGTGTTTCCTTATCGACCGGCTGGAGGAAAAGCGCGGCGGCACGGCGGGCAACATCGCCTACAGCCTGGCCCTGCTGGGCGAGGCCCCGCACATCCTGTGCTGCGTGGGCAAGGACTTCGACCGTTACGCCGAGGAACTGGACAGGCTGGGGCTGCCGCAGGACGGCATCCGCAAGCTGGACGACCAGTTCACCGCCGGGGCCTACATCACCACCGACCAGAGCGACAACCAGATCACCGGCTTCAACCCGGCGGCCATGCGCTTTGCGTGCGAATATTCCTTCCCCGCGCTGGACGCCAAGGCGGACATGGCCATCGTCTCGCCCGGCAACGTGGATGACATGGTGGGCCTGCCGCGCATGTTCCGCGAACGCGGCGTGCGCTACATCTTCGACCCCGGCCAGCAGATTCCCGCCCTGTCCGGCGACCAGTTGTACGAAGCCATCTGCGGCGCGCACATGCTGGTCACCAACGACTACGAACTGGAAATGATCATGAAGGCCACGGGCCGCACCAAGGCGGAACTGCTGGAACGCACCGGGGGGATCATCACCACCATGTCCGAGCACGGCTCGCGCATCGACAACGGCAGCCCGGTGCTGGTGCCCGCCGTCAAGGCCGACCGGGTGCTGGACCCCACCGGCGCGGGCGACGCCTACCGCGCGGGCCTCATCAAGGGGCTGGTGGACGGCAAGGACGTGGTGCAGGCTGCCCGCATGGGGGCCACCTGCGCCAGCTTCTGCGTGGAGCACTACGGCACCCAGGAACACGCCTTCACGCCGGAGCAGTTTGCGGCGCGGCACGCGGCGGCCTTCGGCAACTAA
- the cutA gene encoding divalent-cation tolerance protein CutA produces the protein MAVIVYMTAPNPEEAERIGRSLVEQRLAACVNVLGSIRSIYHWAGDIQTETETAFIAKTTDALVPALTEAVLQLHPYEVPCVVTLPITGGSAAFLGWIDEVTRKEP, from the coding sequence ATGGCGGTCATCGTGTACATGACGGCCCCGAACCCGGAAGAAGCCGAACGCATCGGCCGCAGCTTGGTGGAACAACGGCTTGCCGCCTGCGTCAACGTGCTGGGGTCCATCCGGTCCATCTACCACTGGGCGGGCGACATCCAGACCGAAACCGAAACCGCGTTCATCGCCAAGACCACCGATGCCCTCGTGCCCGCCCTGACCGAGGCGGTACTGCAACTGCACCCCTACGAGGTGCCCTGTGTGGTCACCCTGCCCATCACCGGCGGCAGCGCCGCCTTTCTCGGCTGGATCGACGAAGTAACCCGCAAGGAGCCATAG
- the nth gene encoding endonuclease III, with product MQTADRAARVLELLRLRYPTRETHLVAQNAWELLVATVLAAQCTDVRVNQVTPGLFRRWPGPAELARATQEELEEVIHSTGFYRNKATNLLGAARRVAEVHGGEVPRTMAELVQLPGVARKTANVVLWGAYGINEGIAVDTHVKRIAFRMGFTESVDPVQIERDLMDLFPRDAWGDVNHMLVWFGRHVCDARAPRCGECEMIEVCPRHGVGEKAGAVTKVRKPRGGKSSEKSNEAEQEAGSEARPEGKGAATGFGKPRKPTMGGRRRAGNVGRSGSSGGKS from the coding sequence ATGCAGACCGCCGACCGCGCGGCCAGGGTTCTCGAACTCCTGCGCCTGCGCTACCCCACCCGAGAAACGCATCTGGTGGCCCAGAACGCCTGGGAACTGCTGGTGGCCACGGTGCTGGCCGCCCAGTGCACCGACGTGCGCGTGAACCAGGTCACCCCAGGCCTGTTCCGCCGCTGGCCCGGCCCGGCGGAGCTTGCCCGCGCCACGCAGGAGGAACTGGAAGAGGTCATCCATTCCACTGGCTTTTACCGCAACAAGGCCACCAACCTGCTGGGCGCGGCCCGCCGCGTGGCCGAAGTGCACGGCGGCGAGGTGCCCCGCACCATGGCCGAACTGGTGCAGCTGCCGGGCGTGGCCCGCAAGACGGCCAACGTGGTGCTGTGGGGGGCCTACGGCATCAACGAGGGCATTGCCGTGGACACCCACGTCAAGCGCATCGCCTTTCGCATGGGCTTTACCGAATCCGTGGACCCGGTGCAGATAGAGCGCGACCTGATGGATCTTTTTCCGCGCGATGCCTGGGGCGACGTGAACCACATGCTGGTGTGGTTTGGCCGCCATGTCTGCGATGCGCGCGCCCCGCGTTGCGGCGAGTGCGAGATGATCGAGGTCTGCCCGCGCCACGGGGTGGGGGAGAAGGCAGGGGCGGTCACCAAGGTCCGGAAGCCTCGGGGCGGCAAGAGCAGCGAAAAGAGCAACGAGGCAGAGCAGGAGGCCGGAAGTGAAGCCCGGCCCGAAGGAAAAGGGGCGGCAACCGGATTTGGTAAACCCCGCAAGCCCACCATGGGTGGGCGACGGCGGGCTGGTAACGTGGGGCGCTCCGGCAGCAGCGGCGGCAAGTCATGA
- a CDS encoding ribonuclease H-like domain-containing protein, with the protein MITSTFRHLPGVGAAFEERLWRGGCLTWQDAAARGDIPCRKYEAGTFATGIADSHARLAAGDAAWFGQRLGAADQWRLFAAFRHQAAYVDIETTGLGWPESHITTIALWDGVLLRTYRHGDNLEAFADDIRDYKLLVTFNGRGFDAPFIEQTFRQKLDMAHLDLRWVLKPLGYSGGLKRVEQAFGLDRGGLSGVDGYTAVLLWRHWRNSGDDRALETLLAYNAEDVLTLEPLAVHAYNAHLAGLPALPEHPLPQCGRADNPFNASAEVLRKVGVRAA; encoded by the coding sequence ATGATCACTTCCACTTTCCGCCATCTGCCCGGCGTGGGGGCCGCCTTCGAGGAACGCCTGTGGCGCGGGGGCTGCCTGACCTGGCAGGACGCCGCCGCGCGCGGCGACATTCCCTGCCGCAAATACGAGGCAGGCACCTTTGCCACCGGCATCGCCGATTCGCACGCGCGCCTCGCCGCGGGCGACGCCGCATGGTTCGGCCAGCGCCTGGGCGCGGCGGACCAGTGGCGGCTGTTTGCCGCGTTCCGCCATCAGGCGGCCTACGTGGACATCGAAACCACCGGCCTCGGCTGGCCGGAATCGCACATCACCACCATTGCCCTGTGGGACGGAGTGCTGTTGCGCACCTACCGGCACGGTGACAACCTGGAAGCCTTCGCCGACGACATCCGCGACTACAAGCTGCTGGTGACCTTCAACGGGCGCGGCTTCGATGCGCCGTTCATCGAGCAGACCTTTCGCCAGAAGCTGGACATGGCCCATCTTGATCTGCGCTGGGTGCTGAAGCCGCTGGGCTATTCCGGCGGGCTGAAGCGGGTGGAGCAGGCCTTCGGACTGGATCGTGGCGGCCTCTCCGGAGTGGACGGCTACACCGCCGTGCTCCTGTGGCGCCACTGGCGGAACAGCGGCGACGACCGCGCCCTGGAAACCCTGCTGGCCTACAACGCCGAAGACGTGCTGACCCTGGAGCCGCTGGCGGTGCATGCCTACAACGCGCACCTGGCCGGGCTGCCCGCCCTGCCGGAGCATCCGCTGCCGCAGTGCGGTCGGGCCGACAACCCCTTCAATGCCAGCGCCGAGGTGCTGCGCAAGGTGGGCGTGCGGGCGGCCTGA